The following proteins come from a genomic window of Nostoc sp. TCL26-01:
- a CDS encoding molybdenum cofactor biosynthesis protein MoaE, with amino-acid sequence MKSILPSTLNTVIKPKVEDSFAITFAPLSLEEIYAKANDSANGAVVVMSGMVRNQTDGKPVVSLEYQAYEPMALRVFYQIAADIRSTWPDVNRVVIHHRLGHLQVGEISVLVAVGCPHRSEAFAACRYAIDTLKHNAPIWKKEHWEDGSSSWVSVGACEQSGENC; translated from the coding sequence ATGAAATCAATCTTGCCATCTACACTTAATACTGTGATTAAGCCAAAAGTTGAAGACAGTTTTGCTATTACTTTTGCGCCTCTATCTCTAGAAGAAATCTATGCCAAAGCTAATGACTCAGCTAACGGTGCGGTGGTAGTCATGAGTGGTATGGTTCGGAATCAAACTGATGGTAAACCTGTAGTTTCTCTGGAATATCAAGCTTACGAACCAATGGCATTGCGTGTATTTTATCAAATTGCTGCTGATATTCGCTCTACTTGGCCGGATGTAAATCGGGTGGTAATTCATCATCGTCTTGGACATTTACAAGTTGGAGAAATTAGCGTTTTAGTAGCAGTTGGTTGTCCTCATCGTAGTGAGGCGTTTGCAGCTTGTCGCTATGCTATCGATACCCTCAAACATAATGCTCCTATTTGGAAAAAAGAACATTGGGAAGATGGTTCTAGTAGTTGGGTAAGTGTCGGCGCTTGTGAACAGTCAGGAGAAAATTGCTGA
- a CDS encoding DUF790 family protein has protein sequence MLPTELLSHRQNGEEIIPKRLKIDHKTIELANELIVCFQAALGKTQGMLESQLLDLEGDATDYRVKRGLAYIIKSNFCTFEVVSPLEPPMLRERVFSLSAKSVVSRESTPATLSKIAAELTQELEREVLLEQVRDGLYADLSENKILTNFDVPTPVDILNRYNLSQVQGIFYKASKLILNAHRNVPGEYKLLFRYLKLFQLMAYIEGDADHGFTITIDGPTSLFNSSTRYGLAIAKMIPALLHVTKWSLAATLQIRDVYTDTWKTGRFTLNSECGLVSHYSKGKPYDSMLEASFADKWDGLKTEWVLEREVDLIPIPGSVMIPDFRLVHPDGRDFLLEIVGYWRPEYLQKKFSQVRRSGCDNLILAISERLNLEKAGVKLDNVPAKIIWFKDKLLPKSVLAVLEEI, from the coding sequence ATGCTACCAACAGAACTCCTAAGCCATCGGCAAAACGGCGAAGAAATCATTCCCAAGAGACTGAAAATTGATCATAAAACTATAGAATTAGCTAATGAGTTAATTGTCTGTTTTCAAGCCGCTTTGGGTAAGACACAAGGAATGCTAGAAAGTCAACTTTTAGATTTAGAAGGAGACGCTACAGATTATCGAGTTAAACGGGGGTTAGCTTATATTATTAAAAGCAATTTTTGCACCTTTGAAGTGGTGAGTCCCCTAGAACCACCAATGTTAAGAGAACGAGTGTTTTCTCTATCAGCAAAATCAGTTGTTAGTCGGGAATCTACCCCAGCTACCTTGAGTAAAATTGCAGCTGAATTAACTCAAGAATTAGAACGAGAGGTTTTACTAGAACAAGTTCGGGATGGACTGTATGCTGATTTGTCAGAAAATAAAATTTTGACTAATTTCGATGTACCCACACCAGTCGATATCTTAAATCGCTATAACTTATCTCAGGTACAGGGAATATTCTATAAAGCCAGTAAGCTTATATTAAATGCTCATCGGAATGTCCCCGGAGAATATAAACTATTATTTCGCTATCTGAAGCTATTTCAATTAATGGCTTATATCGAAGGTGATGCTGACCACGGGTTTACCATTACCATTGATGGGCCTACCAGTTTATTTAATTCTAGTACACGCTATGGTTTAGCGATCGCTAAAATGATTCCCGCCTTACTTCATGTCACAAAATGGAGTCTAGCGGCTACACTACAAATTCGTGATGTCTATACAGATACCTGGAAAACCGGCAGATTTACACTCAATTCTGAATGTGGTTTAGTATCTCATTATTCCAAAGGTAAGCCCTACGATAGTATGTTAGAAGCATCCTTTGCTGATAAATGGGATGGATTAAAAACTGAGTGGGTATTAGAACGAGAAGTAGACTTAATTCCCATTCCTGGTAGTGTGATGATTCCCGATTTCCGGTTAGTCCATCCTGATGGACGTGATTTTTTATTAGAAATTGTCGGTTATTGGCGACCAGAATATTTACAAAAAAAGTTTTCCCAAGTCCGTCGTTCTGGGTGTGATAATTTGATTTTAGCGATTTCTGAAAGATTAAATTTAGAAAAAGCTGGAGTTAAATTAGATAATGTACCAGCCAAAATTATTTGGTTTAAAGATAAATTATTACCAAAGTCAGTGTTAGCAGTGTTGGAGGAAATTTAG
- a CDS encoding DEAD/DEAH box helicase yields the protein MVRTPTLTFDRGTLILHPPPRGKAWTDYATWDDRVEKFRIPAIRYRALVEALQAEDVYFIDEAKGFYSIDLVASLEMEPYPHQSEALAAWKLAGRQGVVVLPTAAGKTYLAQMAMQATPRTTLIVVPTLDLMHQWYAHLVAAFPDAEVGLLGGGSRDKSPILVATYDSAAIHAEALGNQYALIVFDECHHLPTDFNRVIAEYAIAPYRLGLSATPERTDGKHADLNILIGREVYRKRAEDLAGKALAEHEIVQIKVKLSQHERERYNNLIQTRNDFLRQAKISLGSIQGWQMFVQMSGRSQAGRRAMLAHREAKEIALGTDGKLRILANLLANHYPERILIFTADNATVYKISQDLLIPAITHQTPVKERHEILTKFREGEYNTLVASHVLNEGVDVPAATIAIILSGTGSTREYIQRLGRVLRKGNMPDKQAILYEVIAEDTSEENTSARRRGEERKGNLQVVYGSGNHPTAKAAEQLEISYVVDNSPINNQGNATNRTPKPSAKRRRNHSQETEN from the coding sequence ATGGTTCGTACTCCCACCTTAACTTTTGATCGTGGCACACTTATCTTACATCCACCGCCACGCGGCAAAGCTTGGACGGATTATGCTACGTGGGATGATAGAGTAGAAAAGTTTCGGATTCCGGCGATAAGATACCGTGCTTTGGTGGAAGCACTGCAAGCAGAAGACGTTTATTTTATTGATGAAGCTAAGGGATTTTACTCGATAGATTTGGTGGCAAGTTTGGAAATGGAACCTTACCCACACCAGAGTGAGGCTTTAGCTGCTTGGAAACTGGCGGGTAGACAAGGGGTGGTAGTTTTACCTACGGCGGCGGGAAAGACTTATCTAGCGCAGATGGCGATGCAGGCGACACCGCGTACGACCTTGATTGTTGTGCCAACTTTGGATTTAATGCACCAATGGTATGCTCATTTGGTGGCAGCGTTTCCTGATGCTGAGGTGGGTTTATTGGGGGGTGGTTCGCGGGATAAATCACCGATTTTGGTGGCTACCTATGATAGTGCAGCGATTCATGCAGAAGCTTTGGGGAATCAGTATGCTTTGATTGTGTTTGATGAATGTCATCATCTCCCCACAGATTTTAACCGAGTGATTGCCGAATATGCGATCGCTCCCTATCGTTTAGGCTTATCAGCGACACCAGAACGCACTGATGGCAAACACGCTGACTTAAATATTTTGATTGGTAGGGAAGTCTATCGCAAACGTGCCGAGGATTTGGCGGGTAAAGCTTTAGCGGAACATGAAATTGTGCAAATCAAGGTGAAGCTATCACAACATGAGCGAGAAAGATATAACAATTTAATTCAAACTCGTAACGATTTCTTACGCCAAGCCAAAATTTCTTTGGGGAGTATTCAAGGTTGGCAGATGTTTGTGCAGATGAGTGGGCGATCGCAAGCTGGGCGTAGAGCCATGCTAGCACACCGGGAAGCCAAGGAAATTGCGTTAGGTACTGATGGTAAGTTGCGAATTTTAGCTAATTTACTCGCCAACCATTATCCCGAACGTATTTTAATTTTCACGGCAGATAATGCCACTGTTTATAAAATTTCCCAAGATTTACTAATCCCTGCTATTACGCATCAAACACCAGTTAAAGAACGCCATGAAATATTAACTAAATTTCGGGAGGGTGAATACAATACTTTAGTGGCTTCTCATGTGTTAAATGAAGGTGTGGATGTACCTGCTGCTACCATCGCTATTATTTTATCTGGGACTGGTTCAACTAGAGAATATATTCAACGGTTAGGCAGGGTTTTACGTAAGGGCAATATGCCAGATAAACAAGCGATTTTATATGAAGTAATCGCCGAAGATACCAGCGAAGAAAATACTTCTGCTAGACGACGAGGTGAGGAAAGAAAAGGGAATTTACAAGTTGTCTATGGTAGTGGTAATCATCCCACAGCTAAAGCAGCAGAACAATTAGAAATAAGTTATGTAGTTGATAATTCTCCCATAAATAATCAGGGCAATGCTACCAACAGAACTCCTAAGCCATCGGCAAAACGGCGAAGAAATCATTCCCAAGAGACTGAAAATTGA
- a CDS encoding RNA-binding protein, with product MSIYVGNLSYEVTEATLTAVFAEYGSVKRVQLPTDRETGRMRGFGFVEMSSDAEEAAAIDALDGAEWMGRDLKVNKAKPREDRGSFGGGNRGNFRNRY from the coding sequence ATGTCGATTTATGTAGGAAATCTTTCTTACGAAGTTACAGAAGCAACTTTGACTGCTGTGTTTGCTGAGTATGGTTCTGTTAAACGAGTCCAGTTACCCACTGACCGTGAAACAGGCCGGATGCGTGGCTTTGGTTTTGTAGAAATGAGTTCAGATGCTGAAGAAGCAGCAGCTATTGATGCTCTTGATGGTGCTGAATGGATGGGACGAGACCTCAAAGTTAATAAGGCTAAACCCAGAGAAGACAGAGGTTCATTTGGTGGTGGGAATAGAGGCAATTTCCGTAACCGCTACTAA
- a CDS encoding PPC domain-containing protein yields MTSHTFIQNFQRIIIFPATLLAIGMSATAAFAQSKLYSPIPLTNSTELADTLSDKDIPTGQGGFARDYVVKLTKGDNLAVDLSSESFDSIITLLAPDGSTLAENDDGPDGTSNSLLFTRINETGTFIIRVRSFGETGVGPFKLKVTKLQPMK; encoded by the coding sequence ATGACTAGTCATACTTTTATTCAAAATTTCCAACGCATCATCATCTTTCCGGCGACTTTACTCGCTATTGGTATGAGTGCAACAGCAGCGTTTGCTCAAAGTAAGTTATATAGCCCTATTCCACTCACCAATAGTACAGAACTTGCTGATACACTTTCTGATAAGGATATTCCCACAGGTCAGGGTGGATTCGCCCGTGATTATGTAGTCAAACTAACTAAGGGTGATAATCTGGCTGTGGATTTATCATCTGAGAGTTTTGATAGCATCATCACATTACTAGCACCCGATGGCTCAACCCTAGCAGAAAATGATGATGGCCCTGATGGTACTAGTAATTCTCTCCTGTTTACACGCATCAATGAAACAGGAACTTTTATTATTCGTGTACGCTCTTTTGGCGAAACTGGGGTTGGGCCTTTTAAACTGAAGGTGACAAAGTTACAACCCATGAAATGA
- a CDS encoding ComF family protein translates to MFKGLLDLFLKTNCLLCQRSTSQEFCDNCTRQLKNCANKHSTALWQPPIPVFSWGVYGGILKRAIAVMKYENQPQIAQTLGQWLGEAWLLSSLHQESQILVVPIPLHPSKQKQRGYNQAALIAQSFCQTTGLKLKQHGLARVRETTAQFGLSVSEREQNLTEAFAMGSDFPPRRPHAPVLLVDDIYTTGATAQSAVQTLRQHQIVVLGLAAIATGVKNLHTKN, encoded by the coding sequence ATGTTTAAAGGGTTACTTGACCTATTTTTAAAAACTAATTGTTTATTGTGCCAACGTTCTACATCTCAAGAATTTTGTGATAACTGTACCAGACAGCTAAAAAATTGCGCCAACAAACACTCTACAGCTTTATGGCAACCGCCCATACCCGTATTTAGCTGGGGGGTGTATGGTGGTATTCTTAAAAGGGCGATCGCTGTGATGAAGTACGAAAATCAACCCCAAATTGCCCAGACTTTAGGACAATGGTTAGGCGAAGCGTGGTTGTTAAGTTCTCTTCACCAAGAATCACAAATTTTAGTTGTACCTATTCCCCTCCACCCCAGCAAGCAAAAACAACGGGGTTACAATCAAGCCGCATTGATTGCCCAGAGCTTCTGCCAAACAACTGGGCTAAAATTAAAACAACATGGATTAGCCAGAGTGCGCGAGACTACAGCGCAGTTTGGTTTATCGGTGTCTGAGCGAGAACAGAATTTGACTGAAGCTTTTGCCATGGGGTCAGATTTCCCACCTCGCCGTCCCCACGCTCCTGTATTGTTAGTGGATGACATTTACACTACTGGCGCTACTGCCCAATCTGCTGTGCAAACACTCCGTCAACATCAAATTGTAGTCTTAGGGTTGGCGGCGATCGCTACTGGTGTGAAAAATCTACACACTAAAAATTAA
- a CDS encoding YhcG family protein, which translates to MPNKFSLTDGYDDFLRELQERIRSAQARAALSVNRELVLLYWQIGCEIIIRQQQQGWGAKVVERLARDLKAAFPDIKGFSARNLKYMRAFAEAYPDEQIVQQAAAQIPWFHNCVILDKVKNNFERQWYIQKTIENGWSRNILNLQIDNRLFARQGKAINNFNIILPSPQSDIARETLKDPYIFDFLILGEATQERELEKELVKHITHFLLELGVGFAFVGQQYNLKIGNDDFYVDLLFYHVKLHCFVVVELKTGKFKPEYAGKINFYLSAVDDLLKSNLDSPSIGLILCASKDNVIAEYALRDVNKPIGIAEWQTKLTKSLPKELQTKLPTIEQLETELEHLSVGVEDEE; encoded by the coding sequence ATGCCGAATAAATTCTCATTAACGGATGGCTATGATGACTTTTTGCGGGAGTTACAAGAACGCATACGCAGCGCTCAAGCAAGAGCAGCTTTGTCTGTTAACCGTGAATTAGTGTTACTTTATTGGCAAATAGGGTGCGAAATTATCATCAGACAGCAGCAGCAGGGATGGGGTGCAAAAGTTGTCGAACGTCTTGCCAGAGATTTAAAAGCAGCTTTCCCAGATATAAAGGGATTTTCAGCACGTAATCTTAAGTATATGCGAGCTTTTGCTGAAGCTTACCCAGATGAGCAAATAGTGCAGCAGGCTGCTGCACAAATTCCTTGGTTTCATAACTGTGTAATTTTAGATAAAGTTAAAAATAATTTTGAGCGTCAATGGTATATACAAAAAACCATAGAAAATGGTTGGAGTCGGAATATTTTAAACCTACAAATTGACAATAGACTTTTTGCGCGTCAAGGAAAAGCTATCAATAACTTTAATATCATATTACCTTCTCCGCAATCAGACATTGCTAGAGAAACTTTAAAAGACCCTTATATTTTTGATTTTTTAATTTTAGGAGAAGCCACGCAAGAACGAGAATTAGAAAAAGAACTTGTTAAACACATTACTCATTTTCTTTTAGAATTAGGTGTAGGATTTGCTTTTGTTGGACAACAGTATAATTTAAAAATAGGAAATGATGATTTTTATGTAGACTTACTTTTTTATCATGTGAAATTACATTGTTTTGTAGTGGTCGAACTGAAAACGGGTAAATTTAAACCTGAATATGCAGGCAAAATTAATTTTTATCTTTCGGCTGTGGATGATTTGCTCAAATCAAATCTAGATAGTCCTTCCATTGGTTTAATTTTATGTGCAAGTAAAGATAATGTAATTGCTGAGTATGCCCTGCGTGATGTTAATAAACCAATTGGTATTGCTGAATGGCAAACTAAACTTACTAAGTCATTGCCAAAAGAGTTACAAACAAAATTGCCAACCATTGAACAGCTGGAGACAGAACTGGAACATTTGTCTGTAGGAGTTGAGGATGAAGAATGA
- a CDS encoding glycosyl transferase: protein MERPILYVAITNHGFGHATRTASVAATIQKLCPEVLLIMVTTAPRWLLECYIEGDFIHRPRAFDLGVVQSDSLNMDKAATLAKLLEIKKQQNSLIASEVNFLRQNRVHLILADIPFLAPLFAKAAGIPCWMMSNFGWDFIYRDWGGEFVAIADWISDCYSKCDRLFRLPFHEPLPAFSHITDVGLTGGSPRFSDEDIRAVWGITAPKEKTVLLTFGGLGLQQIPYDNLRRYPDWQFIVFDQSAPNLPNLIKISDRQYRPVDFMPICGRVVSKPGYGTFAEATRLDIPLVTIPRDDFAETPFLLGGLANYNFHQILTPEEFFHGNWDFLLQPLQPPRQSQPLAKDGNQAIAQAMINYLQSHKII from the coding sequence ATGGAACGCCCTATTTTATACGTAGCCATCACTAATCATGGCTTTGGTCATGCTACTCGCACTGCATCCGTTGCGGCAACTATCCAAAAGTTGTGTCCAGAAGTGTTGTTAATTATGGTGACGACTGCGCCACGGTGGTTGCTGGAATGTTATATCGAAGGTGATTTTATCCATCGTCCCCGTGCTTTTGATTTAGGGGTGGTGCAGTCGGATAGTTTAAATATGGATAAAGCTGCAACTTTAGCAAAGTTGTTAGAAATTAAAAAGCAGCAAAATTCTTTGATTGCTTCCGAAGTAAATTTCTTGCGGCAAAATCGCGTGCATTTAATATTGGCTGATATTCCCTTTCTCGCACCTTTGTTTGCGAAAGCGGCGGGGATACCTTGCTGGATGATGAGTAATTTTGGTTGGGATTTTATCTACCGCGACTGGGGGGGTGAATTTGTCGCTATTGCTGATTGGATTAGTGATTGTTACAGTAAATGCGATCGCTTGTTTCGTTTACCCTTCCATGAACCTTTACCAGCTTTCTCTCATATTACTGATGTGGGTTTGACTGGTGGTTCTCCCCGGTTCTCCGATGAAGATATTCGTGCTGTTTGGGGGATCACTGCACCCAAAGAAAAGACGGTTTTGTTGACTTTTGGTGGTTTGGGTTTACAGCAAATCCCTTATGATAACCTCCGCCGTTATCCTGATTGGCAATTTATCGTTTTTGATCAATCTGCCCCTAATTTACCTAATTTAATCAAAATTAGCGATCGTCAATATCGCCCTGTGGATTTTATGCCCATTTGCGGACGAGTTGTCTCTAAGCCTGGTTACGGCACTTTTGCCGAAGCCACCCGTTTAGATATACCTTTAGTCACCATTCCCCGTGATGACTTTGCGGAAACACCATTTCTTTTAGGAGGTTTGGCCAATTACAACTTCCATCAAATCCTCACTCCAGAGGAATTTTTTCACGGTAATTGGGATTTTCTTCTCCAACCACTGCAACCACCCAGACAATCTCAACCACTAGCTAAAGACGGAAATCAGGCGATCGCTCAAGCTATGATTAATTATCTACAATCTCATAAAATCATTTAA
- a CDS encoding secondary thiamine-phosphate synthase enzyme YjbQ produces the protein MTHYQKLLRVSTNGKSFQNITSKIVAIVAESGVKTGLCTLFLRHTSASLVIQENADPDVLVDLANFMAKLVPESAKYIHDAEGDDDMPAHIRTALTHTSEHIPINNGHLVLGTWQGIYIWEHRQHNHVRELVVHISS, from the coding sequence ATGACTCACTACCAAAAATTACTCAGAGTTTCTACTAACGGCAAATCATTTCAAAATATTACCTCAAAAATTGTAGCCATAGTTGCAGAATCAGGGGTAAAAACTGGTCTTTGTACTTTATTTTTACGCCACACTTCCGCCAGTTTAGTAATTCAAGAAAATGCTGATCCTGATGTACTTGTGGATTTAGCTAATTTTATGGCTAAACTTGTCCCAGAATCAGCCAAATATATCCACGATGCCGAAGGTGATGATGATATGCCAGCACATATCCGCACCGCATTGACTCACACTTCTGAACATATACCCATTAATAATGGTCATTTGGTTTTAGGAACTTGGCAAGGGATATATATTTGGGAACATCGTCAGCACAATCATGTTCGAGAGTTAGTTGTGCATATTTCGTCCTAG
- a CDS encoding Nif3-like dinuclear metal center hexameric protein, with protein sequence MKIADLITWFEAWANPAWCESWDNCGWQLEPGVLQESARVLVCLTPTLAVMEEAIAVRANLIFAHHPLIFHPLKSLCRGEAIADMIRLAFSHNIGIYSAHTNFDQVADGTADVLAQILGLKDVAPIVPTQGGLGYGRVGLLEPFLTLQELLTLIQTRLAPPDLIFSPSANLQEMILRVAVLGGSGAGFISAVANTGAQAYLTSDCKFHQFQESRDRGVILIDAGHYATERPACDRLVQKFQSLNLDWVQLSQKDEDFRQFLES encoded by the coding sequence ATGAAAATTGCTGATTTAATTACTTGGTTTGAAGCATGGGCAAATCCCGCTTGGTGTGAAAGTTGGGATAATTGTGGCTGGCAACTTGAGCCTGGTGTGTTGCAAGAATCTGCTAGGGTTTTGGTGTGTTTGACACCGACTTTGGCGGTAATGGAAGAAGCTATAGCAGTGAGAGCCAATCTAATTTTTGCCCATCATCCCCTGATTTTTCATCCTCTCAAATCTCTATGTCGGGGTGAAGCGATCGCCGACATGATCAGATTAGCATTCTCTCATAATATCGGCATTTACAGCGCTCACACCAATTTTGACCAAGTAGCGGATGGGACAGCCGATGTTTTAGCACAAATTTTAGGACTTAAGGATGTTGCACCTATTGTCCCTACTCAAGGCGGATTGGGTTATGGACGTGTTGGTTTGCTAGAGCCATTTTTAACTTTACAGGAATTACTAACGCTGATTCAAACCCGGCTAGCCCCACCAGATTTAATTTTCTCCCCCAGTGCAAATTTACAAGAGATGATTTTACGGGTGGCTGTGTTGGGTGGTTCAGGGGCTGGTTTTATTTCCGCAGTCGCAAACACTGGCGCACAAGCTTACCTAACTTCTGATTGTAAATTCCACCAGTTCCAAGAGAGTCGCGATCGCGGTGTCATCTTAATTGATGCTGGACATTATGCCACCGAACGTCCTGCTTGCGATCGCTTGGTACAAAAATTTCAGTCTTTAAATCTAGACTGGGTGCAATTAAGTCAGAAAGATGAAGATTTTCGCCAGTTTTTAGAGAGTTAG
- a CDS encoding DUF6679 family protein: protein MLHRKIYQLCCDGREVCVFLRDQQRWIERARIIDIEGDLVTLRYETEEEDEICAWEEMVRLESIGAVTQKLASVPRGNIEPLMTEDCPEAERIRNHYPDSNPE, encoded by the coding sequence ATGCTACACCGCAAGATTTATCAACTGTGTTGCGACGGGCGGGAGGTATGTGTTTTCTTGCGGGACCAGCAACGCTGGATAGAACGCGCCCGCATCATCGACATAGAGGGAGACTTAGTTACCCTACGCTATGAAACAGAAGAAGAAGACGAGATTTGCGCTTGGGAAGAAATGGTTCGGCTCGAAAGCATCGGCGCTGTTACCCAAAAATTAGCTTCAGTACCACGCGGCAATATTGAACCTCTCATGACTGAAGACTGTCCAGAAGCCGAGCGCATCCGTAACCATTACCCCGATTCTAATCCTGAATAA
- a CDS encoding carbonic anhydrase — protein sequence MYRRQLLKLLGVSAVGTPLSICVTSPVLATTANWGYIGKASPEHWGDLAPEFQLCQLGRQQTPINLQIAGVKTAQSNSEDLLVINYQPTPLHLINNGKTIQVNYQPGSYIKYGNDTFELIQFHFHHLSEHRINGKSYDMELHFVHRHKTGNLAVLGVFLQAGAFNPKLQLIWDAMPQQPGRENRVKDIYIDACHFLPAQRRFLTYSGSLTTPPCSENVLWCVMAMPITASPEQIAKFSQIFPTNARPIQPLNHRLVTEVLE from the coding sequence TTGTACAGAAGGCAATTACTAAAACTTTTGGGTGTGAGTGCCGTTGGGACTCCTTTATCTATTTGTGTCACATCCCCAGTTTTGGCGACAACAGCGAACTGGGGATATATTGGCAAAGCCAGTCCAGAACATTGGGGTGATTTGGCTCCTGAGTTTCAGCTTTGTCAACTAGGTCGCCAACAAACGCCAATCAATTTACAGATTGCGGGAGTAAAAACTGCCCAGAGTAACAGTGAGGATTTATTAGTAATTAATTATCAGCCCACACCATTACACTTGATCAATAATGGCAAAACAATCCAGGTGAATTATCAACCAGGAAGTTACATCAAGTATGGGAACGACACCTTCGAGCTAATTCAGTTTCATTTTCATCACTTGAGTGAACACCGGATTAACGGTAAGTCATATGATATGGAACTCCATTTTGTTCACCGACATAAAACTGGCAATTTAGCAGTCTTGGGTGTGTTCTTACAAGCAGGAGCTTTTAACCCCAAACTACAACTCATCTGGGATGCTATGCCACAACAGCCAGGGAGAGAAAATAGAGTCAAGGATATTTATATTGATGCTTGCCACTTTTTACCAGCACAACGCAGATTTTTGACTTATTCAGGCTCTTTAACGACTCCACCTTGTTCAGAAAATGTCCTCTGGTGCGTAATGGCAATGCCTATCACCGCATCCCCTGAACAAATAGCTAAGTTTAGTCAAATATTTCCCACCAACGCCCGCCCAATTCAACCTCTCAATCATCGCCTAGTTACAGAAGTACTTGAGTGA
- a CDS encoding cyclic nucleotide-binding domain-containing protein, translating to MLSPVVTISIFQKQPDPQAFSAGQVIFAEGQTGDYMYGILTGEVDLVVNGKVVETIEAGQIFGIGGLVGVHNRTYTAIAKTDCQLAYLDEKRFLFAVQETPVFALMVIRNYAERLNRLQHLV from the coding sequence ATGCTAAGTCCCGTAGTTACAATCAGTATCTTTCAAAAACAACCAGACCCTCAAGCATTTTCGGCTGGCCAAGTCATCTTTGCAGAAGGACAGACGGGTGATTATATGTATGGTATTTTGACAGGAGAGGTAGATTTAGTAGTTAATGGTAAAGTTGTAGAAACAATCGAAGCAGGCCAGATATTTGGTATAGGTGGATTGGTAGGGGTACACAATCGGACTTATACAGCGATCGCTAAAACAGATTGTCAACTGGCTTATTTAGATGAGAAAAGATTCCTGTTTGCTGTCCAAGAAACACCTGTCTTTGCCCTAATGGTAATTAGAAATTACGCCGAGCGTTTAAATCGTTTGCAGCACTTAGTTTAA